The genomic DNA CGGCCCGCCGGAGCGGTGGGAAACTCATCCTCAAACCACAGGCCCACCGTACCCACCGTGCGGCTGTAGGCCGGGTTGAAAAAGATATCGCCGACGTTATCCAGCGCCTGCTGGTACATCGCCTGCACCTTGGCCTGGGCTTGCGGCGTGGAGCTGTGGGTGTCGATGGGCGGGTAGTTGTTGAGGATGCCGTTCTTGTCGTAGCAGGTCAGGTAGGTGGTAAAGCGGAACATCAGGCCCTTGGCGTTTTGCTGGGTCATTTGCGCCTGCAAATTTTGCAGCAGGGCCGAACTGCCGGGCACCCATTCAAGGTTCTCTTTCGGGAAACAGGTTTGCCAGGTGGTGGTGACGTAGCTCAGGCCGCCGAGGTTGGCCCAGTTGAAATTCAGGAAACGGTCGAGCATGCGGTGTTCGCGGTTCAGGGTCAGACTGCAACCATTGCCGCCCAGCACCAGCTTGTCGAAGTACAACGCGGTGAAGGTGTTCTGCCACGGGCTCACGTCCACGAACCGCGCCGGGGAGTTGGGCGCGCCGCCAAACGGGTTGCCGAGCAACTGAAAGCTCTGGTTGATCAGCGGGTCGCTGCCCACATAGCCACCGCCCGGGAGCTCGCCGCCGGTGATCACCGATTGGGTCCCGTTGTAGCTGACCGTGCCGCAGGCGTTGTCACCGAACAGGTTCCATTCGCCGGGAATCATCGGCGTGGTCAACTGGCCGGCATTGCCCGGCACCTGCATCACATAGCTCGGCACCTGAGCAGGGGCCAGCGGTGCGATGGTCCAGGGCAACAGGGTGGTCGCGGCGTTCAACGGAGTGATGTTGAACGACTCCAGAAACCGCCAGTTCATGCGCATTTTCACGGCGTCGTAGAGCGGGTACATGTCGTTGTTGTTGGCGGTCGGCGGGTTCCAGAACATATGGCCACCGACGTAGATGCGCGGGAAATTCAATACGCTCATGTCAGGCTCCTTAGCGTTGCCACTGGGCGCGTTTGAGCGACCAGACAAAGTCCAGTTTGTGATAGCCGACAAAGTCGGAGGCCGGCAGTGCGGCGGTGGGGTAGACAATCCCGCCGTTTTTGTTGAGGGCGAAATTGAAGTAGCCCTGCTTTGGCGAATACGCCGCAGTGCCGTGGCAGGCAAAACACGAGGATTCGCTCTGGAACGCCGACTCCAGCTGGGAGTTGGCCAGCAGCGTCGGGTTGGTGTTGGACTGCACGCCGATCAGCTCGTATTGGGCCAGCGCCGGAAATTGCGCCTGGAACGTGGTGTTGACCGGTTGCGCCGCAGCCGTCGGCCCGGTGCTGTTGGTCATTGGCGTGGGAGGAATCGCGTTGGTCACGGTGTACTTGCTGTTGTTGCGGTTTTCGAAAGTGGTCCACACCCAGTCCGGGTTGAGTTTATTGATCACATGCAGGCCGCTCAGCGCGGCGTAGCCCACCACGTACTTTGTGCCTTGCTGGTAATAGGTCTGGGCGATGTAGTAGCCGTCATTGGCCAGTTGCTGCTGGTAGGTCGGGTTGTTGCCGATCCACAGCCAGGCCGCCTTGAGTTCCCATGCGGTAAAGGGAAAGTTCAGGTCGCCTGTCAGCGCGGCCTGGCCGTTCACGTTGTAGACCTTCTGCTGCACGATGTAGTTGAAAGTGTCTTCGCCCATCAGCAACTGGAAGCGCACCGCCTGGCCCTGTTCGGCCTGCGGCACCTGGCCGCCCATTTCCAGGATCAGCCCGTCCACCTGTTGCGTGGCGTTAAGGTTATGGAACAGGCGGCTGGTGTTCATGCCCATGGCCTGGGCCTGGCTCAGCACCGCAGCGGGCACTGGCGTGCGCTGGGCGTAGGGCAGGGGCGCGGCGCCTTTGGCCAGGTAGACCTGGTCCGACGGCTTCAGGGTTTCCCACACCAAGTCCGGGCTCTGCGCCGCCGCCGGTTGGTTCAGGCAGGCGAACCAGTTCCAGGCCAGGGTCTCGGGGCTCTGGGTAAACGTAGTTCGCGTCTTGTCGATGTCGCCTCCAAATTGCATGAAGTTGCTGCAATCGAAGGGGCTGGTGGTCTGGGCCTGGGCCAATCCGGCCAGTGCACTCAGTACCGTTATAGATAAGGCTCGCCGCATGGAAGCTCCTTGGCTGTGGCCAGTTCGGTGTCGGGGCGCCCCAGGAAGTGTTCCAGGAGCAGTTGTTTCACCGCCGTGGCCGCCAAGTGGTGCGGTAACGGCAGATCGCAATCGGTGATCAGCAGCGGGCCGGTTTGCGGGGTCTCGGGCAGGCGGCCGTGGCTGCCTCGGACCAGCCCGGTGTCCAGCGGGATCAGGTCCATGTAGTAGCGAAAGCCGAGGCTCTTTTGCAGCAGGCGCTGCGCGACCTTCAGCTTGGGGAAACGAATGGCCGGGTCGATAAACAGCTCGACCGGGTCGTAGCCGGGCTTGCGGTGAATGTCCACGGTGCGTGCGAAATCCGGCGCCTTTCGCTCATCCAGCCAGTAGTAGTAATCGAACCAGAAACCTTTGGCGGCCACGGCCACCAGCTCGCCGCTGCGCGTATGGTCGAGCTGCCACGCGTGTTGCTCGGCCTTGTCCAGCACCTGCTCGATACCGGGCTGGCGCTGCAACAGGGCTTTGATGCGCGGGATGTCCTGGGCCTGCCTGACGTAGACGTGTGCTATTTGATGGTCAGCCACCGCAAACGCCGCGCTGGCGCCGGGGTCGAGCAACTCCCAGCTCAGGGATTCGCGCACCTGCAACAGGCCTTCGGCACGCAATACGCGGTTGATCGACACCGATTGTTCGACGGCTTCGATGCCGTATTCGGAGAGCAGCATTACCGCCGCGCCCTCGGCCTTGGCAAAGGCCAGCAGGCGCCCGACTTCACTGTCGATCGCGCGCACTTCATCAGGAATCGACGGGTGATCCGGCCCCAGGCGTTGCAGGCTGTAGTCGAGGTGCGGCAGGTAGATCAACTGCAAATGCGGCCGGCTGAGGGTGAACTCGGCCATGGCGCAGTCCACGATCCAGCGGCTCGACGCAATACCCGCCGCCGGCCCCCAGAAACCGGGGAATGGAAACGTGCCAATCTGCTGCTCGATCTGCTCGTGCAACCCCGGCGGCGACGAATACAGCCCGAATTGCTTGCGCCCGTCGGCCGGATAATGCGGGCGCGGGGTGATCGACGCGTCCACGTCGGCGTACATGTTGTACCACCAGAACAACTGACTGCAGCGAAAGCCCGGCATTTCGCGTTTGAGGGTGTGCCAGACCTTTTCGCCCTCGATCAACGCATTGGGTTGCAGCCAGAAACGCACCTCGGCCTGATCGCGAAAGTACCAGCCATTGCCGACGATACCGTGCTGCGACGGCGGCGCGCCGGTGAGGATCGACGCCTGCACCGTCGAGGTCACCGCCGGAAACACCGGTTGCAGCGTGGCCATTTTCGCGGTCTTGAGCAGCCTGTTGATGTGCGGCGTGGCCTCACCCAGCAGCGATGGCGTAAGCCCCACCACATTGATCAGCAGCAGCGGTTGCTCAGAGGGCATCGGCGTAGGCCTCCCGCACCAGGGTTTGCAGCAGGTTGCGCTGGCGCAACTGGTCTTCGACCCAGCGCAGTTCGGCGGCAATGCCTTCCAGTTGCGCACGTTCGGTGGCCGGACGCAGTTGGGCCGGCAGCACGCCCCAACTGTAGGTTTCCACTTCCAGCACCGGGCGAAAATCCGCGTGGGCGGCGAGGTAGTCAAAGGTCTGCGCCAGGGCCACCTGGCTGCCGCTCAGCTCGGGCAACAGCAGGTGCTCGCTGAACAGCGGAATGTGGAAGTGAATGCGCAGTTCGGTGAACCCGGCGCAACGCTGCAGCGCGGCGGGCAAGTCCGGCCACGCCACACGCCGACCGTGGGCGTCGAGGGATTTGACCTGATGCAGGTAGGTGGTTTCGGCAAAGCTGCCGAGGGTATTGAGGACGTGTTCGCGACGTTTTTCATCACTGGCCGGCAAGCGGCAAATCATCGCATTGGACAGCTGGATCTTGCCCACCGGCACCCGCGCGTGGCGCAGCCGGTCGAGGGACTGGTAGCAGTCCTCGAACATCACCGCCTGGTGGCATACGTCAAAACACAGCGTCAGGTAGGCATGGTTGGGGTCAATGGTGTGTCGGTGATGAAAGAAGGCGATGGTGTGCTCGGTGTTTTCCAGCACGCAGTCCGGTTCCATTTCCAGGCAAAACACAATCTTCTTGCCGGTTTCCCGGTGCAGGTCCGCGAGCGCCGCGGTGAGCTGGCTGAGGTGTTCGTCAGCACGGGTTTGCAACGCCGGGGTCCAGGTGGCGGCATAGCCCAGCGGCACGGTGGAAATTACCCCTTGGCGGCAGTCAGGCGGCAAGGCATGGGCGAGAATGCGCGCCAGATCGAGGCTGTAGGCAAGCCGCTGTGGGTCGGCCCAGTCTGGCGAATACACTTCGGCTTTCACCGCGCCCTCGTGGAACTCGCCATAGGGAAAACCGTTCAGCGACGTCAGGCGCAACCCGCTGTGGCGCAACAGGCTCAGAAAGTGTGCGCGTGCCGACTCGTTTTGCAGCTCGGCGGCCGCACGCGCGCAAATCCACAGGCCGCTGTCCTGCTCGCTCAACCCGCGCAGGCGGCGCACACCTTGAAAGTGTTGCTCGATGGAGGCGCGCAAACCCGCCAGGTCACGGGTGGGGTGCACGTTGCTGCAATAACCCACTTGGCTTGCGGCCCAGCCGCTGGCGGCACTCATTTGACCACCGGGTCCTGGCCGCGCAGGGCCGAGTTTTCCTGCCACTGCTTGCGCTGGTCGATGGGCAATGGGGTGCTGACCAGAGCCTTGTCGAGCTGGCCGCTTTGGGCAAAGAAATCCACCGGGTTGTGGAACAGCACCTGCTCGACCTGAGCCTGAGAGAAACCCGCCGCGAGCATCGCCTGGCCCGTTTTCGGTACTTTGAGCGGGTCGCTGATGCCCCAGTCGGCCGCGCTGTTGACCACCATTTTCTCGGTGCCGTATTCCTGCAGTAACGCGACCATGCGCTGCTCCGACATTTTGGTGTTGGGGTAGATCGAATGGCCGCGCCAGCAGTCGCTGTCGAGCACCAGCGGCAAGGTCAGTTCATTGAGGTGGTCGATGATCACCAGGTGCTCGGCGATGCCCACTTCACGGATCACGGCGAGGGTGCGTTTGGTGCCGCCGATCTTGTCGCGGTGCGGCGTGTGCACCAGCACCGGCAGGTTGAATTGCTTCGCCAGCTCCAGCTGCGCGGCGAGAAAGCGGTCTTCTTCGGGGGTGATGTCGTCGTAGCCGATTTCGCCCACGGCGACCACGCCGTCCTTGACCAGGTAGCGCGGCAGAATCTCCAGCACTTCGTTGGCGATTGAGAGGTCATTCGCCTCTTTGGGGTTCAGGCCGATGGTGCAGAAATGGTGGATGCCGAACATGCTCGCGCGAAAGCGCTCCCAGCCCAGCAGGGTGTCGAAATAGTCGACGAAACTGCCGACGCTGGTGCGGGCCTGGCCTTGCCAGAACGCCGGCTCGATGACCCCGGTGATCCCGGCGGCGGCCATGTTCTGGTAGTCGTCGGTGGTGCGGCTGACCATGTGAATATGCGGATCGAAGTACTTGAGCATGGTGAATCCTCGTCAAGGAAAAGGCGCAGGCGGTGAACGGTTCAGTTCAAGTGAGCGTGCCATTCCGGCGGCAGGCGCAAGCCACCCAGGCGCTGGCGTTGCGCGGGGCTGAGCAAGGGGAAGGCGATGGCGTTGGGCAGGCCGGGGGACACGGTCCGCGCGGCGGCAAGTTGTTCGTCCAGCAGGTCCAGCGCCAGTTGATTGAGCGTGACGCCCTGGCGTTGCGGCAGGCCGACGACACGGCCAATGTCCAGGCCCATGCCCAAGGCTTTCAGCACCAGCTGGTGAAAGGCGCGTTCGGGGTAGTGGCGCGAGGGATAAGCCGTGTCGAGGGCGAGGGCGGCGAAGACCAGCGGGTTGCTGGTGCGCCCGGCCTGCAAGGCCAGCTCCAGGCACACGCCGTCGCTGTCGAGCCAGTCGAGGGCTTTGATAATCGCGGTTTTCTCGTGGTCGTCGCCCCACAGGAACAGCTGGCGCACGGTCGAAACGTGCTCGCCGTCCGGCGTTTGTTCAAGTGTCTGAGCCAGCAACAAGGCACGCGCCCGCTCAACCACCGGCGCCTTGAGATGTCGCTTGCATTGGCCGCTCAACAACGCCGTGGTGCTGACGCCTGGTTGTTGGATGAGTTGCGCCTGCGCCTGTTGCCACCACTGCAGTTCGGTAGCGTCCAGCTGTTGGGCGAAGGCTTGGCGATAGTCGGCGAGGCAATCCGGGCGCATGTTCATGTGGGTTTGATCCAGCGCTGAAAGTGGGGGAGCACAAAGAACACCAGCACGCAGAGCAGGCTGCCCAAGGGTTGGTCGGCCACCGCCAGCACCAGTGCATCGAACAGCGGCAAGGCGGCCAGCCCGGCGCCGATAAACGCGCGCACGCTGCGTTGCTGCGGGTTGGCCAGGTGCTTGCGGTAATGCCAGCCCAGCCAGCCCAGCCACAACACCAGCACCGGCCAGAACCACAGGCTGCCGGCGTAGAGGGCCAGCGCCAGCGGGCTGAG from Pseudomonas tolaasii NCPPB 2192 includes the following:
- a CDS encoding alkaline phosphatase family protein, which gives rise to MPSEQPLLLINVVGLTPSLLGEATPHINRLLKTAKMATLQPVFPAVTSTVQASILTGAPPSQHGIVGNGWYFRDQAEVRFWLQPNALIEGEKVWHTLKREMPGFRCSQLFWWYNMYADVDASITPRPHYPADGRKQFGLYSSPPGLHEQIEQQIGTFPFPGFWGPAAGIASSRWIVDCAMAEFTLSRPHLQLIYLPHLDYSLQRLGPDHPSIPDEVRAIDSEVGRLLAFAKAEGAAVMLLSEYGIEAVEQSVSINRVLRAEGLLQVRESLSWELLDPGASAAFAVADHQIAHVYVRQAQDIPRIKALLQRQPGIEQVLDKAEQHAWQLDHTRSGELVAVAAKGFWFDYYYWLDERKAPDFARTVDIHRKPGYDPVELFIDPAIRFPKLKVAQRLLQKSLGFRYYMDLIPLDTGLVRGSHGRLPETPQTGPLLITDCDLPLPHHLAATAVKQLLLEHFLGRPDTELATAKELPCGEPYL
- the eboE gene encoding metabolite traffic protein EboE, which translates into the protein MSAASGWAASQVGYCSNVHPTRDLAGLRASIEQHFQGVRRLRGLSEQDSGLWICARAAAELQNESARAHFLSLLRHSGLRLTSLNGFPYGEFHEGAVKAEVYSPDWADPQRLAYSLDLARILAHALPPDCRQGVISTVPLGYAATWTPALQTRADEHLSQLTAALADLHRETGKKIVFCLEMEPDCVLENTEHTIAFFHHRHTIDPNHAYLTLCFDVCHQAVMFEDCYQSLDRLRHARVPVGKIQLSNAMICRLPASDEKRREHVLNTLGSFAETTYLHQVKSLDAHGRRVAWPDLPAALQRCAGFTELRIHFHIPLFSEHLLLPELSGSQVALAQTFDYLAAHADFRPVLEVETYSWGVLPAQLRPATERAQLEGIAAELRWVEDQLRQRNLLQTLVREAYADAL
- a CDS encoding TatD family hydrolase, encoding MLKYFDPHIHMVSRTTDDYQNMAAAGITGVIEPAFWQGQARTSVGSFVDYFDTLLGWERFRASMFGIHHFCTIGLNPKEANDLSIANEVLEILPRYLVKDGVVAVGEIGYDDITPEEDRFLAAQLELAKQFNLPVLVHTPHRDKIGGTKRTLAVIREVGIAEHLVIIDHLNELTLPLVLDSDCWRGHSIYPNTKMSEQRMVALLQEYGTEKMVVNSAADWGISDPLKVPKTGQAMLAAGFSQAQVEQVLFHNPVDFFAQSGQLDKALVSTPLPIDQRKQWQENSALRGQDPVVK
- a CDS encoding EboA domain-containing protein, producing MNMRPDCLADYRQAFAQQLDATELQWWQQAQAQLIQQPGVSTTALLSGQCKRHLKAPVVERARALLLAQTLEQTPDGEHVSTVRQLFLWGDDHEKTAIIKALDWLDSDGVCLELALQAGRTSNPLVFAALALDTAYPSRHYPERAFHQLVLKALGMGLDIGRVVGLPQRQGVTLNQLALDLLDEQLAAARTVSPGLPNAIAFPLLSPAQRQRLGGLRLPPEWHAHLN